In one window of Henckelia pumila isolate YLH828 chromosome 1, ASM3356847v2, whole genome shotgun sequence DNA:
- the LOC140860249 gene encoding cytochrome P450 89A2-like, translated as MEFWFVIIVSLCISALLGSFFNLFKKNFPPGPPSLPLVGNLMWLRHPISELEFVLRRLKTRYGPLMTVNIGPRKLVFVGSHSLAHRALIQKGAFFADRPSPPATSKILNRTRMVINSAAYGPTWRLLRRNLMHEILHPARVKSYSRSRQWVLSLLIDRLVYASKSESSVTLIDHFQYAMFCLLALMCFGDKLQETQIKELESAQRGFLLSVRRFEVLNLWPRLGKILFRNRWKELLQLRLEQEKVLIPLIRSRIQAKQQRISYHQEDVTAYVDTLVDLQLPEENRKLDEFEMVGLCSEFVNAGTDTTSTALQWIMANLVKYPHIQAKLYHEMVSIVGHPKSSQREMIEEEDAHKMPYLKAVVLEALRRHPPAHFVLPHKVTQDVELDGYLIPRDASVNFMVADMGWDPKVWEDPMEFKPERFLPTSSGEAFDITGSREIKMMPFGAGRRICPGLALALLHLEYFVANLIWKFEWIPVEGDQVDLTEKQEFTTVMKNPLRARISPRI; from the coding sequence ATGGAGTTTTGGTTTGTAATAATCGTTTCTCTCTGTATCTCAGCCTTACTGGGCTCTTTCTTCAATCTTTTCAAGAAAAACTTTCCGCCGGGGCCGCCTAGTTTGCCTCTAGTTGGCAATTTGATGTGGCTACGCCACCCTATTTCGGAGTTGGAATTCGTCCTCCGCCGTCTCAAGACTCGATACGGCCCCCTCATGACGGTGAACATCGGCCCTCGAAAGCTCGTATTCGTCGGAAGCCACTCCCTGGCTCACCGTGCGCTGATACAGAAAGGTGCTTTCTTCGCCGACCGGCCATCTCCCCCTGCCACCAGCAAGATTCTCAACAGAACCCGGATGGTGATCAACTCCGCCGCTTACGGCCCCACTTGGCGCCTCCTCCGCCGCAACCTAATGCACGAGATCCTCCACCCCGCCCGGGTGAAATCCTACTCCAGGTCCCGCCAGTGGGTTCTCTCCCTTCTGATCGATCGCCTAGTTTATGCATCGAAATCAGAGTCTTCCGTCACGCTGATCGATCATTTCCAGTACGCCATGTTCTGCCTTTTGGCGCTCATGTGCTTCGGAGACAAGCTGCAGGAGACCCAAATCAAGGAACTCGAATCGGCGCAACGCGGATTCCTTCTTAGCGTCAGACGATTCGAGGTCCTCAACCTGTGGCCTCGATTGGGTAAAATCCTGTTCCGCAATCGCTGGAAGGAGCTCCTTCAACTGCGTCTAGAGCAGGAGAAAGTGTTGATCCCTCTCATTAGGTCCCGAATCCAAGCCAAACAACAGAGGATCTCTTATCATCAGGAAGATGTGACAGCATATGTGGACACATTGGTTGATTTGCAACTTCCGGAAGAAAACAGGAAACTGGATGAATTTGAAATGGTCGGGCTATGCAGCGAATTTGTTAACGCTGGCACCGATACCACATCCACGGCGCTGCAATGGATAATGGCTAATCTTGTCAAATACCCCCACATCCAAGCCAAGCTTTACCACGAGATGGTCAGCATCGTGGGACACCCGAAAAGCAGTCAGCGGGAGATGATCGAGGAAGAGGACGCACACAAAATGCCATACCTCAAAGCAGTCGTATTAGAAGCCTTGCGGCGACACCCACCGGCTCATTTCGTTCTGCCCCACAAGGTGACACAGGACGTCGAATTGGATGGTTACTTGATCCCTCGTGATGCCTCGGTGAATTTTATGGTGGCCGATATGGGTTGGGACCCGAAGGTGTGGGAGGATCCCATGGAATTCAAGCCGGAGAGATTCTTGCCCACGAGTTCTGGGGAGGCGTTCGACATAACCGGGAGCAGAGAAATCAAGATGATGCCGTTTGGTGCCGGAAGGAGGATCTGTCCGGGACTTGCATTGGCACTGCTGCATTTGGAATACTTCGTGGCAAATTTGATTTGGAAGTTCGAGTGGATTCCTGTCGAGGGTGACCAAGTAGATCTTACCGAGAAACAAGAATTCACCACTGTCATGAAGAATCCACTGCGTGCTCGAATCTCTCCCAGAATCTGA